Proteins encoded together in one Sceloporus undulatus isolate JIND9_A2432 ecotype Alabama chromosome 4, SceUnd_v1.1, whole genome shotgun sequence window:
- the LOC121928383 gene encoding dynein light chain roadblock-type 2-like codes for MAEVEETLKWIQSHKGVIGTIVVNAEGIPIRTTLDNTTTVQYAGLLHQLTMKAKSTVRDIDSQNDLTFLRIRSKKHEIMVAPDKEYLLIVIQNPCE; via the coding sequence ATGGCAGAGGTGGAGGAAACGCTAAAGTGGATTCAGTCACATAAAGGAGTGATTGGAACTATTGTTGTCAATGCGGAAGGCATCCCGATCAGAACAACTCTAGACAACACCACTACAGTGCAATATGCAGGCCTCCTTCATCAGCTCACAATGAAAGCAAAGAGTACAGTGAGAGACATCGATTCCCAGAATGACCTGACCTTTCTGAGAATTAGATCCAAGAAACATGAAATCATGGTTGCCCCAGATAAGGAGTACCTTCTCATTGTGATCCAGAATCCATGTGAATAG